In one Bryobacteraceae bacterium genomic region, the following are encoded:
- a CDS encoding FAD-dependent oxidoreductase, protein MMPGKRGSRRLVGDHMLTQHDLLGGAFADAVAMGGWPMDDHPPGGFDRADLPPTVQIKTPDVFQIPFRSLYSKNVSNLMMAGRNISASHVAFTSTRVMATCAVIGQATGTAAALCIQKNLRPRALSRNAALVAELQNRLMRDDQSIPRLTNRDPLDLGRDAKVTASAERDDAPAINLLDGHVRDIPKGQKHHWAAKADSNGVWAELRWPTPRKIREVRVVFDSGFQRELTLSSNPAVQHGILRHAQPETVRDYTLEAANGDAWTELARVAGNHQRLRVHRFDTVQTDRVRLRVTATNGDEYARVFEIRCYA, encoded by the coding sequence ATGATGCCCGGCAAGCGTGGCAGCCGTCGCCTCGTCGGCGATCACATGCTCACCCAGCACGACCTCCTCGGAGGCGCCTTCGCCGACGCCGTCGCCATGGGCGGCTGGCCCATGGACGATCACCCGCCCGGTGGCTTCGATCGCGCCGACCTCCCGCCCACCGTCCAGATCAAAACCCCCGACGTCTTCCAGATCCCCTTCCGCTCTCTCTACTCAAAAAACGTCTCGAACCTCATGATGGCCGGCCGCAACATTAGCGCCTCCCATGTCGCCTTCACCTCCACCCGCGTCATGGCCACCTGCGCCGTCATCGGCCAGGCCACCGGCACGGCCGCCGCCCTCTGCATCCAAAAGAACCTCCGCCCCCGCGCCCTCTCGCGGAACGCCGCCCTCGTCGCCGAACTCCAAAACCGCCTCATGCGCGACGATCAATCCATCCCGCGGCTCACCAACCGCGACCCCCTCGACCTCGGCCGCGACGCCAAAGTCACCGCCTCCGCCGAACGCGACGACGCCCCGGCCATCAACCTGCTCGACGGCCACGTCCGCGACATCCCCAAAGGCCAGAAACATCACTGGGCCGCCAAAGCCGACTCCAACGGAGTCTGGGCCGAACTCCGCTGGCCAACCCCCCGCAAGATCCGCGAAGTCCGCGTCGTCTTCGATAGCGGCTTTCAACGAGAACTCACCCTCTCCTCGAACCCCGCCGTCCAGCACGGCATCCTCCGCCATGCCCAACCGGAAACCGTTCGCGATTACACCCTCGAAGCCGCCAACGGCGACGCCTGGACCGAACTCGCCCGCGTCGCGGGCAACCACCAGCGCCTCCGCGTTCATCGCTTCGATACCGTCCAAACCGATCGCGTCCGCCTCCGCGTCACCGCCACCAACGGCGACGAATACGCCCGCGTCTTCGAAATCCGCTGCTACGCATGA
- a CDS encoding mandelate racemase/muconate lactonizing enzyme family protein, whose amino-acid sequence MSHHSRITAIDAIPVRLPRDLDAARGTAGTPNLLTGDGDYRWSADYPCLYPTHIETALVRVTLDSGLIGWGEAQAPLAPEVACAIVERLLRPAIVGEEFDGARETIERLWTRMYAAMRVRGQTGGFMLDAISGIDIALWDLAGKLADKPVAALLAENPKTRVPAYLSGVAGPTLHDKIHYAARYHDAGFHIFKIYLESDWNAILEQVDALHDRLSGDVEVAVDALWHVDPHDAPRLDNHGALWLECPLMPEEFQAHLDLARHMSTPLALGESYRTLRELEPFFDRRVMGWVQPDLGRCGITESMRIAARAADTGVKVVPHVSIAMGPQIAAAIHFAAAAPACDLCEYNPKVLDVANRFVDSPIALDGPSYIVPDRPGLGIEVRI is encoded by the coding sequence ATGAGCCACCACTCAAGAATCACCGCGATCGACGCCATCCCCGTCCGCCTCCCCCGCGACCTCGACGCCGCCCGCGGCACCGCCGGCACTCCCAACCTCCTCACCGGCGATGGCGACTACCGCTGGTCCGCCGATTACCCCTGCCTCTACCCCACCCACATCGAAACCGCCCTCGTCCGCGTCACCCTCGACTCGGGCTTGATCGGTTGGGGCGAAGCCCAGGCCCCCCTCGCCCCCGAGGTCGCCTGCGCCATCGTCGAACGCCTCCTCCGCCCCGCCATCGTGGGCGAAGAGTTCGATGGTGCGCGCGAAACCATCGAACGTCTCTGGACCCGCATGTACGCCGCCATGCGCGTCCGCGGCCAAACCGGCGGCTTCATGCTCGACGCCATCAGCGGCATCGATATCGCCCTCTGGGACCTCGCCGGCAAGCTCGCCGATAAACCCGTCGCCGCCCTCCTCGCCGAAAACCCAAAGACCCGCGTCCCGGCCTACCTCAGCGGAGTCGCCGGCCCCACCCTCCACGACAAAATCCACTACGCCGCCCGCTACCACGACGCCGGCTTCCACATCTTCAAGATCTATCTCGAATCCGACTGGAACGCGATCCTCGAGCAGGTCGACGCCCTCCACGACCGCCTCTCCGGCGATGTCGAAGTCGCCGTCGACGCCCTCTGGCATGTCGACCCCCACGACGCTCCCCGCCTCGACAACCACGGCGCCCTCTGGCTCGAATGCCCCCTCATGCCGGAAGAGTTCCAGGCCCACCTCGACCTCGCCCGCCACATGAGCACCCCCCTCGCCCTCGGCGAAAGCTACCGCACCCTCCGCGAACTCGAACCCTTCTTTGACCGCCGCGTCATGGGCTGGGTCCAGCCCGACCTCGGCCGCTGCGGCATCACCGAAAGCATGCGCATCGCCGCCCGCGCCGCCGATACGGGCGTCAAGGTCGTCCCCCACGTCAGCATCGCCATGGGACCACAAATCGCCGCCGCCATCCACTTCGCCGCCGCCGCGCCCGCCTGCGACCTCTGCGAGTACAACCCCAAGGTCCTCGACGTCGCCAACCGCTTCGTCGACTCCCCCATCGCCCTCGACGGCCCCTCCTACATCGTTCCGGACCGCCCCGGCCTCGGCATCGAAGTCCGCATCTGA
- a CDS encoding radical SAM protein has translation MQSPEPWLHTPRRYWQPHEMTHPPALPQSGLAPVEPRSALLVNPFYPKDPHASYGKHVLTPSLALTSIAAATPAHWRVAFWDENLLQGPPPADPLPEVVGITVHLTFAQRAFELARWYRRHGCKVILGGLHVLSCPEECAPHADAIAIGEGVQLWPRILADLEAGALQPRYHATWENDYRLEPAPRREILPRARFLTTTSLIATRGCHNRCGFCYLSTDGLRMPYRMRTPEQVAAEFAANEEPYAVFIDNNLGSNRPYLAALCGALRPLDKIWSAAVSIDVTDEPALIRRMALAGCTGVFVGFESLTDSNLAGARKKTPRAADYARRVRILHDHGIQVNGSFVLGFDHDRKDAFAQLAEWVERQRLECATFHILTPYPGTPLFRQLEAEGRILHRDWTRYDTAHAVFTPRNMSPDELERGYAWMYERLFSHASIWRRRPTDWRAVPPYLAMSYLYKRSNRLWRFLIAHGLVHSVWSPLVELTRLRHLRYRKRLAATPAPRETISQSPPRSALREIVHFR, from the coding sequence ATGCAGTCCCCCGAGCCCTGGCTCCACACGCCCCGCCGCTACTGGCAACCCCACGAAATGACTCATCCGCCGGCCCTCCCTCAGTCCGGCCTCGCCCCCGTCGAGCCTCGCTCCGCCCTCCTTGTGAACCCCTTCTACCCCAAGGACCCCCACGCCAGCTACGGCAAACACGTCCTCACCCCGTCGCTCGCGCTCACCAGCATCGCCGCCGCCACGCCCGCCCACTGGCGCGTCGCCTTCTGGGACGAGAATCTCCTCCAGGGCCCCCCGCCCGCCGATCCGCTCCCGGAAGTCGTCGGCATCACCGTCCACCTCACCTTCGCCCAACGCGCCTTCGAACTCGCCCGCTGGTATCGCCGCCACGGCTGCAAGGTGATCCTCGGCGGCCTCCACGTGCTCTCCTGCCCCGAGGAGTGCGCCCCCCACGCCGACGCCATTGCGATCGGGGAAGGCGTCCAGCTCTGGCCCCGCATCCTCGCCGATCTCGAAGCCGGAGCGCTCCAACCCCGCTACCACGCCACCTGGGAGAACGACTACCGCCTCGAACCCGCGCCCCGCCGCGAAATCCTCCCCCGCGCCCGCTTTCTTACCACCACCAGCCTCATCGCCACCCGTGGCTGCCACAACCGCTGCGGCTTCTGCTATCTCTCCACCGATGGCCTCCGAATGCCCTACCGCATGCGAACACCGGAACAGGTCGCCGCCGAGTTCGCCGCCAACGAAGAGCCCTACGCCGTCTTCATCGATAACAACCTCGGCTCCAACCGCCCCTACCTCGCCGCCCTCTGCGGCGCCCTCCGCCCGCTCGACAAGATCTGGAGCGCCGCCGTCTCCATTGATGTGACCGACGAACCCGCCCTCATCCGGCGCATGGCCCTCGCCGGCTGCACCGGCGTCTTCGTCGGCTTCGAATCCCTCACCGACTCCAACCTCGCCGGCGCCCGCAAGAAAACACCCCGCGCCGCCGACTACGCCCGCCGCGTCCGCATCCTCCACGACCACGGCATCCAGGTCAACGGCTCCTTCGTCCTCGGCTTCGATCACGATCGCAAAGACGCCTTCGCGCAATTGGCCGAATGGGTCGAACGGCAGCGCCTCGAATGCGCCACCTTCCACATCCTCACGCCCTATCCCGGCACGCCCCTGTTCCGCCAGCTCGAAGCCGAAGGCCGCATCCTCCACCGCGACTGGACCCGCTACGACACCGCCCACGCCGTCTTCACACCCAGGAACATGAGCCCCGATGAACTCGAGCGCGGCTACGCCTGGATGTACGAGCGCCTGTTCTCCCACGCCTCCATCTGGCGCCGCCGCCCCACCGATTGGCGCGCCGTCCCGCCCTACCTCGCCATGTCATATCTCTACAAACGGTCCAATCGCCTATGGCGCTTCCTGATCGCCCATGGCCTCGTCCACTCCGTGTGGAGTCCGCTCGTCGAACTCACCCGCCTCCGGCACTTGCGCTACCGGAAACGCCTCGCCGCTACGCCTGCCCCGCGCGAAACGATTTCTCAATCGCCGCCGCGATCTGCCCTCCGTGAAATCGTCCATTTTCGATGA
- a CDS encoding YpdA family putative bacillithiol disulfide reductase: MAIIGAGPTGLACGIELTRRGIPCVVFDKGCVVNSLYHYPTNMVFFTTPELLEIGDIPMTAIGEKPVRGEALKYYRRVADYYELDIRQYERVRRITGTDNAFSVETEKGCYAVRKVILATGYYDRPNYLNVPGEDLPKVIHYYKEAHPYYNHDVAVVGGKNSAAIAALELWWTGARVTLIHRQPTLSDSIKYWIRPNIDNRIKNGEVTAYFESSLTEIREKEIVVATPAGEVAIANDFVFAMTGYRPDTEFLAAHGITFDTETQRPFTDPKTLESERPGVYLAGVLVAGMHTNEIFIENGRFHGGQIAAAIEKSFRAGQA, from the coding sequence GTGGCGATCATCGGCGCCGGACCCACCGGATTGGCATGTGGAATCGAACTGACGCGGCGCGGAATTCCTTGCGTGGTGTTCGATAAGGGCTGTGTGGTCAACTCGCTGTACCACTACCCGACGAACATGGTGTTCTTCACGACTCCGGAGCTGCTCGAGATCGGTGACATACCGATGACGGCGATCGGGGAGAAGCCGGTCCGGGGCGAAGCGCTGAAGTATTACCGTCGCGTTGCGGACTACTACGAACTCGACATCCGGCAATACGAGCGGGTGCGGCGGATCACGGGGACGGACAACGCGTTCTCGGTGGAGACGGAGAAGGGCTGTTATGCGGTGCGGAAGGTGATCCTCGCCACCGGCTACTACGACCGGCCGAACTACCTCAACGTTCCGGGCGAGGATCTGCCGAAGGTGATCCACTACTACAAAGAAGCGCATCCCTATTACAACCACGATGTGGCGGTGGTGGGCGGGAAGAACTCGGCGGCGATCGCGGCGCTGGAGCTGTGGTGGACCGGGGCGCGGGTGACGCTCATTCACCGGCAGCCGACGCTGTCGGACTCGATCAAGTACTGGATCCGGCCGAATATCGACAACCGGATCAAGAACGGGGAAGTGACGGCGTACTTCGAGTCGTCGCTAACGGAGATCCGGGAGAAGGAGATCGTGGTGGCGACGCCGGCGGGCGAGGTGGCGATCGCCAACGACTTCGTGTTCGCGATGACGGGGTACCGTCCGGACACGGAGTTTCTGGCGGCGCACGGGATCACGTTCGATACCGAGACGCAGCGGCCATTCACGGATCCGAAGACGCTCGAGAGCGAGCGTCCGGGTGTGTATCTGGCGGGCGTGCTGGTGGCGGGCATGCACACCAACGAGATATTCATCGAAAATGGACGATTTCACGGAGGGCAGATCGCGGCGGCGATTGAGAAATCGTTTCGCGCGGGGCAGGCGTAG
- a CDS encoding peptidoglycan DD-metalloendopeptidase family protein, whose product MKSQNYFIVVLAHSFHGRLRRLHIPHQAVYVTLALAVLGLFSVIGMATSYARMAWKVANYNTLQQELQALRGRYSDLQKSADQTNEQLASLQMFATEVSLAFGVKRDLNSGPVDVSGEGPLLPSFNETVEEYNFLKTTTFTRSARKSWQPAARPSLWPVYGRLTSSFGKRTDPFSGDGAFHPGVDLSASQGTPVKSAANGTVVHAHWGNGYGRLVVVDHGGGLQTYYAHLSRIDVVPGQEVVRGQVVGGSGASGRSTAPHLHYEVRQNGTPINPYIFLARSATGEKPIKDLPF is encoded by the coding sequence ATGAAGAGCCAGAACTATTTCATCGTCGTCCTTGCACACTCCTTCCACGGCCGGCTGCGCCGGCTTCACATCCCGCACCAGGCTGTGTATGTCACGCTCGCCCTCGCCGTACTCGGGCTGTTTTCCGTCATCGGTATGGCCACCAGCTACGCGCGAATGGCCTGGAAAGTCGCCAACTACAACACCCTGCAACAGGAACTGCAAGCCCTGCGTGGACGCTATTCAGATCTGCAGAAGAGCGCCGACCAGACCAACGAGCAGTTAGCCAGTCTGCAGATGTTCGCCACCGAGGTTTCACTCGCCTTCGGCGTCAAGCGCGACCTGAACTCCGGCCCCGTCGACGTCTCCGGCGAAGGTCCCCTTCTGCCGTCGTTCAATGAGACCGTCGAGGAGTACAACTTCCTCAAGACAACCACGTTCACACGCAGCGCCCGCAAGAGCTGGCAGCCCGCCGCCCGGCCCAGCCTGTGGCCCGTCTACGGCAGGCTGACGTCGAGCTTCGGCAAGCGCACCGATCCCTTCTCCGGCGATGGCGCCTTCCACCCCGGCGTCGATCTCTCGGCCTCCCAAGGTACTCCGGTGAAGTCCGCCGCCAACGGCACCGTCGTCCACGCCCACTGGGGCAATGGCTACGGACGCCTCGTCGTCGTCGATCACGGCGGCGGATTGCAGACCTATTACGCCCACCTGTCGCGCATCGACGTTGTCCCTGGACAGGAAGTGGTCCGCGGACAGGTCGTCGGCGGCTCCGGCGCCTCCGGACGCTCCACGGCGCCCCACCTCCACTACGAGGTCCGCCAGAACGGAACGCCGATCAACCCCTATATCTTCCTGGCGCGCTCGGCGACCGGGGAAAAGCCGATCAAGGATCTACCCTTCTAG
- a CDS encoding DUF3500 domain-containing protein, whose product MLRLAVAGGAMALLAVAYHKASTISVMTQTATAFLNSLNAEQKAKARFGFEGDERLFWHFIPTDDIPKRYNHPRNGLILADMDPHQRNLAMGLLAAGLSQNGFIKATQITSLEDVLRIMEKDTKGRRNPYKYHFSIFGEPSDSGTWGYRIEGHHVSLHFTVHNGKLAGSPTFFGANPHEVREGPRAGLRVLGAEEDLGRDLVTALSAEQRKTAIVAAEAYKDVLTEASRKASIQGQPNGLSASRMNASQRAMLQKVIDEYVSNVPDPIASQRAAMVKKAGNNLYFAWAGPIEKGQPHYYRVAGQEFLIEYDNTQNGANHSHTVWREFNGDFGLDLLAEHYQRSHR is encoded by the coding sequence ATGTTGCGATTGGCGGTAGCCGGAGGCGCGATGGCGCTCCTCGCGGTGGCCTATCACAAGGCAAGCACGATTTCGGTGATGACGCAAACCGCCACCGCGTTCCTCAACTCCCTCAACGCCGAACAGAAAGCCAAGGCCAGGTTCGGGTTCGAAGGCGACGAGCGCCTCTTCTGGCATTTCATCCCCACCGACGACATTCCGAAGCGCTACAACCACCCGCGCAACGGCCTCATCCTCGCCGACATGGATCCGCACCAGCGCAATCTCGCCATGGGCCTGCTTGCCGCCGGTCTGAGTCAGAACGGGTTCATCAAGGCCACCCAGATCACCAGCCTCGAAGACGTCCTCCGCATCATGGAGAAGGACACCAAGGGCCGCCGCAATCCCTACAAGTACCACTTCAGCATTTTCGGCGAACCTTCTGACTCAGGGACCTGGGGTTACCGCATCGAAGGCCACCACGTCAGCCTTCACTTCACCGTCCACAACGGCAAGCTCGCCGGATCCCCCACCTTCTTCGGCGCCAACCCGCACGAAGTCCGCGAAGGGCCCCGCGCCGGCCTCCGCGTCCTCGGAGCCGAAGAGGACCTCGGCCGTGATCTGGTCACCGCCCTCTCGGCGGAACAGCGCAAGACCGCCATCGTCGCCGCCGAAGCCTATAAGGACGTCCTCACCGAAGCCAGCCGCAAGGCCTCCATCCAAGGCCAGCCCAACGGCCTCTCCGCCTCCAGGATGAACGCGAGCCAGCGCGCCATGCTCCAGAAAGTCATCGACGAATACGTCTCCAACGTCCCCGACCCCATCGCCAGCCAGCGTGCGGCCATGGTGAAGAAGGCCGGCAACAACCTCTACTTCGCTTGGGCCGGCCCTATCGAAAAGGGCCAGCCGCACTACTACCGCGTCGCCGGCCAGGAATTCCTGATCGAGTACGACAACACCCAGAACGGCGCCAATCACTCCCACACCGTGTGGCGCGAATTCAACGGCGACTTCGGCCTCGATCTCCTCGCCGAGCACTACCAGCGCAGCCACCGCTAA
- a CDS encoding diguanylate cyclase has product MQGPHKLFVWAVIALGLATLGVGLLDWKAVDPLKSGFFLLLALFASGWRFQLPQIVGAMSVSFVFILLGIVELSLGEALVMACASAALQALVHREQGRVPAPAVFHVANAAVAVTLSYHVYHAPWAPESVVSLAMAASVLYATNTFPVAVVVALSNRRSLAWVWREANFRIFPYYMAGAVVAGLYHFSSSFVGSASPLLLVPVAFLTYCLYHSYNSRLAVHRTGSEGRANLHARTVEALAMAIEAKDMTGHDHLRRLQFYSLALGRELGLSEDELEAVRTAAVLHDIGKLAVPEHILSKPGKLTREEFDKVKIHPSVGAQILERVEYDPPVIEIVRRHHEKWNGGGYPDGLRGEAIPMGARILAVVDCFDALISERPYRGPMPFEQALSRVAAEAGVSFDPRVTAVLQRMAQGLEGRFRSEAPKVAWAPTFPQWDSANTPPPALAETAADGQQKPAYLDTIAAARQEAQIILELTQVLGNSLHLEETLSVLSSGLRRLVQFETFTLYVLRDGTLVPRYASGECTSLFLSRHVPLGQGIAGWVAQQKKAILNGNPTVEMGGGSDSMRGLLLNSALAVPLTRADNHVAGVLMLCRRDYEAFSRDDLRIVLGISAKLATAMENTIKFEQATASASTDFLTGLPNARALHSQLESELSRGRRMGGPLTVLVTDLDGFKEVNDRHGHLIGNELLKAVATALRNSCREYDYVARMGGDEFVILLPGLADHDVQIKITQLNQAVSDAGLATVPGSAVSLSVGQARFPEEGQDPERLLAQADQRMYQAKTARKLKQHRAGPRGFEVDWVETPSNVSQ; this is encoded by the coding sequence ATGCAGGGACCGCATAAGCTGTTTGTTTGGGCTGTCATCGCGCTGGGGCTGGCGACGCTCGGGGTGGGGCTGCTCGATTGGAAGGCAGTGGACCCGCTGAAGTCGGGGTTCTTCCTGCTGCTGGCATTGTTCGCTTCCGGGTGGCGGTTCCAACTGCCGCAGATCGTGGGGGCGATGTCGGTGAGCTTCGTCTTCATTCTGCTTGGGATCGTGGAACTGAGCCTGGGCGAGGCGCTGGTGATGGCGTGCGCCTCGGCGGCGCTACAGGCGCTGGTGCACCGGGAGCAGGGGCGCGTGCCGGCGCCGGCGGTGTTCCATGTGGCCAACGCGGCGGTCGCGGTGACCCTTTCCTACCATGTCTATCACGCGCCGTGGGCGCCGGAGTCCGTGGTGTCGCTGGCGATGGCGGCATCGGTGCTTTACGCAACGAACACGTTTCCAGTGGCCGTAGTGGTGGCGCTTTCAAACCGGCGGAGCCTGGCGTGGGTGTGGCGGGAGGCGAACTTCCGGATTTTCCCGTACTATATGGCCGGGGCCGTGGTGGCCGGGTTGTATCATTTCTCGAGCAGTTTCGTAGGGTCGGCATCGCCGCTGCTGCTGGTGCCGGTGGCATTTCTCACCTACTGTCTCTATCATTCGTACAATTCGCGGCTGGCGGTGCACCGCACCGGCAGCGAGGGCCGGGCGAACCTGCATGCGCGGACGGTGGAAGCGCTGGCGATGGCGATCGAGGCGAAGGACATGACCGGGCACGATCATCTCCGGCGGCTGCAGTTCTACAGCTTGGCGCTGGGGCGGGAGTTGGGGCTTTCCGAGGACGAACTGGAGGCGGTTCGGACGGCGGCGGTGCTGCACGATATCGGCAAGCTGGCCGTGCCGGAGCATATCCTGTCGAAGCCGGGGAAGCTGACACGCGAGGAGTTCGACAAGGTAAAGATCCATCCGTCGGTGGGGGCGCAGATCCTGGAGCGGGTGGAGTACGATCCGCCGGTGATCGAGATCGTGCGGCGGCATCACGAGAAATGGAACGGCGGGGGATACCCGGACGGGCTTCGGGGCGAGGCGATTCCGATGGGCGCGCGGATTCTGGCGGTGGTGGATTGCTTCGACGCGCTGATTTCGGAGCGGCCGTACCGGGGACCGATGCCGTTCGAGCAGGCGCTGAGCCGGGTGGCGGCCGAGGCGGGGGTGAGTTTCGACCCGCGCGTTACGGCGGTGCTGCAACGAATGGCGCAGGGGCTCGAGGGGCGGTTCCGGTCCGAGGCGCCGAAGGTGGCCTGGGCGCCGACATTCCCGCAGTGGGATTCGGCAAATACTCCGCCTCCGGCGTTGGCCGAGACGGCGGCGGACGGACAGCAGAAACCGGCCTACCTCGACACGATCGCGGCGGCGCGGCAGGAAGCGCAGATCATCCTGGAGCTGACGCAGGTGCTCGGCAACTCGCTGCATCTAGAAGAGACGCTATCGGTGTTGTCGTCGGGGCTGCGGAGGCTGGTGCAGTTCGAGACGTTCACGCTGTACGTGCTGCGGGACGGGACGCTCGTGCCGCGCTATGCGTCCGGCGAATGCACGTCGCTGTTTCTTTCGCGGCATGTGCCGCTAGGGCAGGGAATCGCGGGTTGGGTGGCGCAGCAGAAGAAGGCGATCCTGAACGGGAATCCGACGGTGGAGATGGGCGGCGGATCGGACTCGATGCGGGGGCTGCTGTTGAACTCGGCGCTCGCGGTGCCGCTGACGCGCGCAGACAATCACGTGGCCGGCGTGCTGATGCTGTGCCGGCGCGACTACGAGGCGTTCTCGCGGGACGATCTGCGGATCGTGCTGGGCATCAGCGCGAAGCTGGCGACGGCGATGGAGAACACGATCAAGTTCGAGCAGGCGACGGCGTCGGCGTCGACGGACTTCCTGACGGGGCTGCCGAACGCGCGGGCGCTGCATTCGCAACTGGAGAGCGAGCTGTCGCGAGGCCGGCGGATGGGTGGTCCGCTGACGGTGCTGGTGACGGACCTCGATGGGTTCAAGGAAGTGAACGACCGGCACGGGCACCTGATCGGCAACGAGTTGTTGAAGGCGGTGGCGACGGCGCTACGGAACTCCTGCCGGGAGTACGACTACGTGGCGCGGATGGGCGGGGACGAGTTCGTGATCCTGCTGCCGGGGTTGGCGGACCATGATGTGCAGATCAAGATCACGCAGTTGAACCAGGCGGTGAGCGATGCCGGGCTGGCGACGGTTCCGGGATCGGCGGTGTCGTTGAGCGTCGGACAGGCGCGGTTTCCGGAGGAGGGGCAGGATCCGGAGCGGCTGCTGGCGCAGGCGGATCAGCGGATGTACCAGGCGAAGACGGCGCGGAAGTTGAAGCAGCACCGGGCGGGTCCGCGTGGGTTTGAGGTGGATTGGGTGGAGACTCCGAGCAACGTGTCGCAATAG
- a CDS encoding efflux RND transporter periplasmic adaptor subunit, whose amino-acid sequence MIKGSLGASSPYPVLLALCALGCSRPAPPQAAKSSGPVTVNVSSVGARDIQRVVDSVGTLFPYEEVIVSAEIEGRVDEVRYDLGDAVRKNDVLVRISDEEQRYILAQNEAQLRQSLERLGLRNETDRVSNIDDTPEVRRARADLQEAEMRHRRLRSLVDQHIGAQADLDAAASRLQAMQAAYDSSRNQTRNLIQEVERFKALVELQRKKLRDTSVRAPFDAIVNERQVNTGQYVRPNAPLFALVKINPLRLRLEVPERLAPWTRNGQAAAVSMEAYPDREFRGRVWRISPTVDQTKRTFIVEVLIDNPDHALKPGSYARARLTTQKTDRVVLAPAASIAYVLGSNKAFVVAGNGKVQVRDVKTGDRFGSDLEILEGLEPGERVATSQLTRLDTGIDVTVAAGDAKPDAATPNESARVAE is encoded by the coding sequence GTGATCAAAGGGTCTCTCGGGGCATCTTCTCCCTACCCGGTCCTCCTCGCTCTCTGCGCTCTGGGTTGTTCCCGGCCCGCCCCCCCGCAGGCCGCCAAATCCTCCGGTCCCGTCACGGTTAACGTCTCTTCCGTCGGCGCCCGCGACATCCAGCGCGTCGTCGATTCCGTCGGTACGCTCTTCCCCTACGAGGAAGTCATCGTCAGCGCCGAGATCGAGGGCCGCGTCGACGAAGTCCGCTACGACCTCGGCGACGCCGTCCGCAAGAACGACGTCCTCGTCCGCATCTCCGACGAGGAGCAGCGTTACATCCTCGCCCAGAACGAAGCCCAACTCCGCCAGTCTCTCGAGCGCCTCGGCCTCCGCAACGAAACCGACCGCGTCTCCAACATCGACGACACCCCCGAAGTCCGCCGCGCCAGGGCCGACCTCCAGGAAGCCGAAATGCGCCACCGCCGTCTCCGCTCCCTCGTCGACCAGCACATCGGCGCCCAGGCCGACCTCGACGCCGCCGCCTCCCGCCTCCAGGCCATGCAGGCCGCCTACGATTCCTCCCGCAACCAGACCCGCAATCTCATCCAGGAAGTCGAACGCTTCAAGGCCCTCGTCGAACTCCAGCGCAAGAAGCTCCGCGACACCTCCGTCCGCGCCCCCTTCGACGCCATCGTCAACGAGCGTCAGGTCAACACCGGCCAGTACGTGCGCCCCAACGCCCCGCTGTTCGCCCTCGTCAAGATCAACCCGCTCCGCCTCCGGCTCGAAGTCCCCGAACGCCTCGCCCCGTGGACCAGGAACGGCCAGGCCGCCGCCGTGTCCATGGAAGCCTATCCGGACCGCGAGTTCCGCGGCCGCGTCTGGCGTATCTCCCCCACCGTCGATCAGACCAAGCGGACATTCATCGTCGAAGTCCTCATCGACAACCCCGATCACGCTCTCAAACCCGGCTCCTACGCCCGCGCCCGCCTCACCACGCAGAAGACGGACCGCGTTGTGCTCGCCCCGGCCGCCTCCATCGCCTACGTGCTCGGATCGAACAAGGCGTTCGTCGTCGCCGGAAACGGCAAGGTCCAGGTGCGCGACGTCAAGACCGGCGACCGCTTCGGAAGCGACCTCGAAATCCTCGAAGGCCTCGAACCCGGCGAGCGCGTCGCCACCTCCCAGCTCACCCGGCTCGATACCGGCATTGACGTCACCGTCGCCGCCGGCGACGCCAAGCCCGATGCCGCCACACCAAACGAATCCGCGAGAGTAGCGGAATGA